Genomic segment of Chrysiogenes arsenatis DSM 11915:
AAATTGTTTCATTTTCTTGCTTGACAAAGTGATCCGGCAACTGCATTATCCGTCAGATTTTTGACACAAACCATAAAGGAATTTAACATGGATTTTCTTCACAGCATCAAGGGTAAACTCTTGGTATTTTTCGTTTTGGCTGCCAGTGGAACCTTCACACTCGTTGGATTTTCACTCTACTCTCTCTACAACAGCTTATACGAGTCAAAAATGGAAATGGTGAAGAATCTTTCCGAATCATCCCATAAAGTCATCGAAGATTTCTGGAAGCTCACTGAAGAAGGAAAAATGACCGAAGCGCAAGCCAAAGAAGCTGTCTTGCGCGCAATTAAGTCCGTACGCTATGGCGATGGTGATTATTTCTGGATTAACGACATGCAACCCGTGATGATCATGCACCCCACAAATCCCAAATTAGACGGGCAGAATTTGAGTGCCATTAGCGACCCGAACGGCAAAAAACTCTTTATGGAATTTATTCAGGTTGTCCGTCAAAGTGGCAAAGGACATGTGGATTATATGTGGCCGAAGCCGGGTTTTGAAAAACCCGTAAAAAAGGTATCGTACGTCATTGGCTTTCAACCGTGGAACTGGGTAGTCGGCACAGGCGTATATATTGACGATATTCAAAAAACGTTTTGGGCGGAAGTGACCAAATTCGCCATCATCGTCGGGGTGCTACTCCTGATTCTGATGACCCCGATGCTACTACTTTTCCGGGCAATCATCATTTCTTCAACCTCTCTGGCGAAGAAAACCAAAGAGTTAGCCAGCGGCGAAGGAGACTTGACGCAGCGCATCCCCGTTATATCACGTGACGAAATTGGTGAAGCAACGACACAGATCAACAAATTTATTGAAAAAATTCAGGCCATCATTATCGATGTTCGTTCCACCTCAGAAGGGGTCGCATCGGCGAGCGAACAGCTCAGCAGTGCGTCAACCCAGATGTCAAGCACCATGAACATGCAAGCCGAAAGTGTTTCTCAAATTGCGGCAGCCGCTTTAGAAATGTCGCAAGCCATTAGTACTTCGCGGGAAAATGCCGAAGAGATGAAACGCAATGCTGAAACCGCTCTGGGCGCGGCGGATAAAGGGGGCGAAGTTATTCGCCGCTCTTCCGGCGAAATGCAAGAAATCGTTGGCCATGTGACCAGTGCCGCGCAGTCAGCTTCTTCTCTTGAGGAGAGCGCCGTGCGTGTTGGCCAAGTTATTCAGGTTATCAACGATATTGCCGACCAAACGAATCTGCTGGCGCTGAATGCCGCTATCGAAGCGGCTCGTGCAGGCGATGCCGGTCGTGGCTTTGCGGTTGTTGCTGACGAAGTGCGCAAGCTTGCCGAGCGCAGCACCGTTTCGACGGCAGAAATCATCGATATCGTGAAAACTATCCAAAATGGCATCACGGCAATGACACGTGCCATGGAAAACGTTAATATCAAAGTGCAACACGGTTCCGCCCTCTCTCAAGAAGCGGAGGGTGCTTTCCACGTGATTCTGGAAAATATCCACGCACTACAACAGATAATCGGCCACAATGCCATCTCTATGGATGAGATGTATAGCACGTCGGAACAAATCAGTGATGACATTCAGGGCGTCTCTGCCGCTACTGAAGAGTCGGCAAAAGCCTCCGAAGAAGTGGCAGGTGCGGCCAATAATCTTGCCCAACTTGCCGCCGACGTAAAACACCATCTTGGTGGCTTTATTGTTGACGGCCACAAACCCCCGAGGGGATTGCAAATCCGCTCGTAGTCGACTATGCTGGGAGCCTTCAAATGGTTCTTAGCAAGGGGCAACTGTGAATTTTGAAAACTTGATATATTCGATACCCGTCATTCTTTTTGCCGTGACGTTCCACGAGTTCGCTCACGGCTATGTTGCGTGGTACTTTGGCGACCCAACCGCCCGCAACGAAGGGCGACTGACGCTCAACCCATTGAAACACCTCGATGTACTTGGAACGCTCACCTTAGTTATTACACAGATGATTGGGTGGGCGAAACCCGTTCCGGTTAATCCCCGCTATTTTCGCAATCCGCGTCGCGACATGGTGTACGTTGCTCTGGCAGGGCCGGCATCGAATATCCTGCTGGCGATAGTCAGTGTGCTTATTTTCCACGCCATGAAAGGCATGTCATTTCAAAGCGAAACCGCTTTGTCCATTGCGTCAACCGTATTTACAATGGTGCAGATTAGCGTTTTAGTAAATGTTGCCCTCGCTGTATTTAACATGATACCCCTCTTGCCACTCGACGGTGGACGTATCCTGTACGGCATGCTCCCTCCAAGGCAAGCATATGAATTTGGTAAAATTGAGCCCTACGGTTTTTTTATTATACTGGCATTGGTATTTCTCGGGCTGACACAGCAGGTGATCCGCCCGATTATCAACACTATTTTAACACTATTTGGAGTGTATTAGTTTTATGAGTGATTCGCGCGCTATTGCACTACTTTCAGGCGGACTCGACTCTACCGTTGCACTTTGGCTTCACCTTCGCGAGCACCCAAATTCAGTCGCTTTGGCGTTGACATTTGACTACGGCCAACAAGCCGCACCACGCGAAATGGCAGCCTCAAACGCCATTGCCAAACACGTGGGCGTACCGCATCAGATCATACCACTCCCGTTTCTTGCAGAAGTGGACGGCTCCGGCCTGCACAGCGGAAAGATACCTGATGATGTTGACATCAACTCCTCCCATGCATGCCATGCCAGCGCCAAAGCGGTTTGGGTTCCGAACCGCAATGGTTTGTTCATAAACATTGCCGCCGCCTATGCGGAAGCATTGCAGTGTACACAGATTATCGTCGGGTTTAATGCCGAAGAAGCCGTGACGTTTCCTGATAATTCCGAGGAATTTCTTGCTGCCGCCAACGACGCTCTACGCTACTCGACCCTACAAAAAGTGCGCGTCACCAGTGCTACGAAGCGGATGAACAAAACCGATATCATGCGTGAATTACTTGAGAGTAACATCCCTACTCATTTACTCTGGAGTTGCTACCGCGGTAGCAGTGAACCGTGCGGCACCTGTGAAAGCTGCCTACGATTTCAACGTGCTTTGCAGGAGGTTACCCGTGAAATTTAAAGGAGTGGTCATTACCCTGAGCGACAAAGGGTATGTTGGGCAACGCGAAGATACCAGCGGCCCTGCACTGATTGAAATACTGAGCAGCATAGGCATTGAGATGGAGCCAATGGCGCGCATACTCCCTGACACACATGATATGATCGTGTCAGCATTGCAAGAATCTATCGCCACCGGATATCACCTGATCGTCACCACTGGTGGAACGGGTGTATCGCCACGCGACGTCACTCCTGAAGCGACTCGCGTCGTCATTGAAAAAGAAATCCCCGGCATGGCCGAAGCGATGCGCGCCGCAAGTATGCTCAAAACGCCACACGCCATGATATCGCGTGCGCTCGTCGGCATTGTCGGCACGACTATGATCATTAACCTACCAGGCTCGCGTAAAGGTGCCGTAGAAAACCTTGCCGCCATTCAACCCGCGCTGCTGCACGCCCTCAAAAAACTCTGTGGCGATCCTGAAGATTGCGGTGTTCCCGTACATGGAGCGCACCACTCATGACACTTCGATCACGTTTAACATGGCTGCTTTTCATGGTTATTGCGATTTTCTTTGTGACTTTTTTTGCGTACTCTGTCACAAGCGTTTCTAACACGCAGCCGCCACTCTATGGATATGCCGTAGTCGCATTAGTATGCGTAATTTTCTTTTCGTTCGGCATCCATACGCTCCTCGTGCGCCCCCTCGAAGGGATTGCAACCGCACTGTTGACTCGCAAAGCCGATCTGCTCCAGGAAGCCCTGAACGCCCCCAAAGAAGTCGCGAATATAGCACGTGCAACGGAAGAATTTTTTCGCCAGAGTGCCCTGCTTGACCAATACAAAAACGCCATTGACGAAGCGCTGATTGTATCCAAGACCGATACACGCGGCATCATCACGCATGTGAACGATGCTTTTTGCCGCCTTTCTGGCTATAGCGCAGCTGAACTTATCGGGAAAAACCATAATATTGTCCGCCATCCGAATACCCCACCAGAAACATTTCGCGAGTTATGGGAAACCATAAAATGTGGTCAAACGTGGCGCGGGGTAATCACAAGTCGCAGCAAAAGCGGAAAAGAGTTCACCGTCGATACCACCATCCTCCCACTCAGACTTGAAAATGGCGAAATAGGTGAATACATAGCTATCCGTAGCGATATTATACCGCTGATGGATCAATGGAAAATCATTCAGGAACAAAGCACAGACCAACTCACCGGCTTACCCAACCGCCAGAAACTTCTGCGCGACCTGAACGCTCCCGTTCCCCACGTCATGTGCATGTTGAATATCGACCGCTTTCGTGAAATCAACGAAACCTACGGTTTTGAATTTGGCGACCGCACCTTGGCTCAGATCGGCCAAACGCTGCGCAACCTTATTCCGGTGGAAGTCTCACTGTATCGCCTCAATGGGGATCAGTTTGCCCTCTTGCATTCGATGCCTGACGAAAAACTTAACATGGCGAATCTGGCAAACGCGCTGATAGCGTTTTTTGCGACACACGACATTATCGTTGACGATACGGCGCTGGAAATCGCCATTCGTATCAGTATGGCGCGCGATTCATCAAACCTGATCATGGCAGCAGAGTTTGCCCAAAGCTGTGCCCGTGAAATGGGGAAATCATTCGTCGATTACAATACCGACCCCGGAGTACAGCAATTGATTGCACGCAGTGCTGAAGCAACGGCCATTCTTAAATATGCCATGGAGACAAATGGCATTCAGGTGTTTGGCCAGAAAATTCTATCGCTCGCGGAACCGGATAAACTCAAAGTAGAATGCCTCATGCGCATAGAAGGGCCGAACAACGTTCTGCATTCACCATTTAACTTACTGGAACATGCCAAAAAAGCCCGCACGTATGACCGATTCTCGCAGATGATGATACGCAAACTGTTTGCCTTTCTCGAAACGATCACAGAAGGTGAGTTCTCACTGAACTTGTCGAGCGAAGACATTCAAGACGAAGAAACTATGTCGCTCCTCTATGCCCTGCTGGCAAAACACTATGGCCGCAAAACAACGCTGGTTTTTGAAATCGTGGAAAGCACACAAATCCGCTTCACCTCGCAACTCTTTGCCTTTGTTGAAACCGTTCGCGGGTTAGGTTGTAAAATCGCCATCGATGACTTTGGTAGTGGCTACTCAAATTTTGACACCATTATCAAACTCCGTCCGGACTACCTGAAAATTGACGGCTCGCTGGTGCGGCATATCGATCATGACGACCGCTCCGAAGCAACCGTACGCACTATTGTCGCCTTCGCCAAACAGCTCAATATCGAAGTCGTTGCGGAGTTTGTCCACTCTGAAGCGGTACTGGAAAAAGGCCTCGCAATGGGAATTGATTATTTTCAAGGATTCCATCTGCATCAGCCTGAACCCATTGCGAAGTGTGTGGGCAATACATAAAGCACACGGGGCGTTCATCTTGTCCCTTGAAAAATGGGTGTAAATGGGTGTGATGTTGGTGAATAACTCGCGGTGCCATAAAAAAAGGCAGCGCCTTAATCGGCAAAAACCGACCAAGACACTGCCACACTTTGTATTCGACATTTTCAAAAGCCCAGATTACTGAGCGTTAGCGCTTATTCCCACTCAATGGTTCCCGGCGGTTTACTCGAAATATCGTATACCACGCGGTTGATCCCTTTGACTTCGTTGATAATGCGGTTCGATATTTGCGCCAGCACGTCATACGGAATACGCGCCCAGTCGGCTGTCATACCATCGACACTGGTCACGGCGCGTACGGCACAGGCGTTTTCGTATGTCCGTTCGTCACCCATCACGCCAACGGTTTTAACCGGGAGCAGCACCACAAAAAGTTGCCAGATTTCGCGGTAGAGTCCCGCCATCTTAATCTCTTCAATCACGATATGATCCGCATTCCGCAGAATCTCTAGCCGCTCACGAGTAATTTCGCCCAGTACGCGGATGCCAAGTCCTGGCCCTGGAAAGGGGTGACGGTGGACAATCTCTTCCGGCATGCCAAGTTCCAACCCGACAAGCCGCACTTCATCCTTAAAGAGTTCACGGAATGGCTCAAGAAGTTCAAACTTGATATCATCTGGCAAGCCGCCAACGTTGTGATGGCTTTTGATAACCGCCGAAGGGCCTTTGACGCTGACCGATTCGATCACGTCGGGATAGAGCGTCCCTTGTGCCAAAAAGTCGAAGTCTCCCAGCTGTTTCTTGCAGTCTTCGAAAACGTAGATAAATTCGTTGCCGATGATCTTCCGTTTCTTTTCGGGATCGGTCACGCCCGCGAGTTTATCAAGAAAGCGATCCGAAGCATCTTCGTAATGGAGGTTAATTTTATAATGGTTGCGGAAGGTGTTGACCACGTACTCGGCTTCATTTTTGCGCAGCAGGCCGTTATTGACAAAAACACACGTCAGTTGATCGCCTATCGCTTTGTGAATCAAAATTGCGGCAACCGAGGAATCAACACCACCGGAAAGGGCACACAGGACGCGACGATTACCAACTCGCTCGCGAATCCCTTCGATTTGCGATTCGATAAAGTTCGCCATATTCCATGACGATTCACAACCGCAAATGCGATGGACAAAGTTCGACAACATCACTTCACCCTGATAGGAATGGACAACTTCAGGATGGAATTGGATCGCCCAAATGCGGCGTTCCGCATTACGAATAGCTGCTATCGGACAATTTGCGGTATGTGCAATCGGTTTAAATCCTTGCGGCATTTGCTCTAACTTATCACCATGACTCATCCAGACGGTACATTTATCGCCCACAATATCAAGGTTGGCAAACAGGTCGGAATTATCGTCAATCGTCAACTCGGCTCGCCCATACTCCCGCTTTGCGGAGTGCGCCACCACGCCACCATTCAGGTGACAAATAAGCTGCATGCCATAGCAAATGCCAAGTATCGGCAAACCAAGATCGAAAATGCGTTGATCGGGCAATGGCGCTTCCGCGGCGTAGACGGAAGACGGGCTGCCGGAAAGGATGATGCCACGCGCACCAAAGTTACGAATAGTTTCAAAAGCCGTATTAAACGGAAGGATTTCGCAATATACCTGCGCTTCACGGACGCGCCGCGCAATCAGTTGCGTGTACTGTGAGCCAAAGTCGAGAATCAGGATTTTGTTGGCGTTAATATCGTGCATGGATTATTTCTCAGTCGAATAGTTAGGTGCTTCTTTAGTGATAATAACATCATGAACGTGCGATTCACGCAGGCCAGCGCTCGTGATGCGGATAAAAACGGCATTTTTACGCAAGTCGTCGATAGTGGCACAGCCACAATACCCCATCCCTGAGCGAATACCACCCATGATCTGGTGTGTACTATTCGCGAGCGTGCCACGGAAAGGGACTTTCCCTTCGATCCCTTCAGGGACGAGCTTCTTATCCTCTTTAACATTCCCCTGGAAATAGCGATCCTTACTGCCGTGCTTCATCGCACCGACGGATCCCATACCACGGTAAACTTTATAACTCCGGCCTTGCAGCAGCTCGATTTCGCCTGGCGATTCCGCTGTTCCCGCAAAAAGTGATCCAATCATCACGCAATTCGCCCCTGCGGCGAGCGCTTTGACGGCGTCACCAGAATATTTGATGCCACCATCGGCAATGACAGGAATCCCTAATGGGTCGCAGTATTGTGCCACATCGTCGATAGCCGAAATCTGCGCCACGCCAACACCGGCAATAATCCGCGTCGTACAAATCGACCCCGGCCCGATCCCGACTTTAACCGCATCGACACCAGCTTCAATGAGCGCCGCCGCCGCTTCTTTCGTGGCAATATTGCCCGCGATGATTTCCAGAGCGGGGAACCTCTGGCGCGTTTCTTTGACAACATCCAAAACTTTTTTGGAATGACCATGAGCGGTATCAATCACGATAACATCAACTTGGGCAGCGACCAGGGCTTCGATACGCTCAAACGTGTCGCTCCCCGTTCCTACCGCCGCGCCAACACGCAGACGACCGAGTTGATCTTTACAGGCATTCGGGTATTTCTGGCGCTTTTCTATATCCTTCGTAGTAATCAAACCCTTGAGTGTCATGTCTTCGTCGACCACTAAGAGTTTTTCGATGCGATGGCGGTGCAGGATATCCGCAGCATCTTCAAGGTTGGTGTTGACGGGGACGGTGATGAGTTTTTCTGACGTCATATATTCAGAAACTTTGTGGGTGTGATCTTTGCAGAAACGGAGGTCGCGATTGGTTAAAATCCCAACGAGGCGATTATTATCGACTGTTACCGGGACACCACTGATTTTATACTTGGACATTAAGGCTTCGGCATCAGCAATCATGGCGTCGGGATGGATCGTTATCGGATCGACAATCATCCCAGACTCAGAACGTTTTACCTTATCAACTTCATCGGCTTGTTGCTCAATCGACATATTACGATGCACAATGCCGATACCGCCTTCCTGAGCAATAGCAATCGCTAAACGGGCTTCGGTGACCGTATCCATTGCTGCGGCCACAATAGGGATTTTCAGGGTAATGTTGCGCGTTAATTGGGTCGTGGTGTCAACTTCGTGTGGCAGGACTTCACTGTACGCAGGTGTCAGTAAGACATCGTCGAAAGTCAGGCACTCTTTGATGTTCGCCTGGAGCATGCTGGAACCTCCGTCATCAAATTGTTTCCGGGTAATAAACTTCTGGTGTTACTCACAAAAAAGCAGAGTGTACCGAACATTACCGTCATTTACTAAAAGAAAAAAAGGCCTGGAGAAGATTCCCTTCTCCAAACCTCCGAATTCATACCGATGGTCGGAGCGACCGGATTTGAACCGACGACCCCACCCACCCCAAGGGTGTGCGCTACCAGGCTGCGCTACGCTC
This window contains:
- a CDS encoding methyl-accepting chemotaxis protein, which produces MDFLHSIKGKLLVFFVLAASGTFTLVGFSLYSLYNSLYESKMEMVKNLSESSHKVIEDFWKLTEEGKMTEAQAKEAVLRAIKSVRYGDGDYFWINDMQPVMIMHPTNPKLDGQNLSAISDPNGKKLFMEFIQVVRQSGKGHVDYMWPKPGFEKPVKKVSYVIGFQPWNWVVGTGVYIDDIQKTFWAEVTKFAIIVGVLLLILMTPMLLLFRAIIISSTSLAKKTKELASGEGDLTQRIPVISRDEIGEATTQINKFIEKIQAIIIDVRSTSEGVASASEQLSSASTQMSSTMNMQAESVSQIAAAALEMSQAISTSRENAEEMKRNAETALGAADKGGEVIRRSSGEMQEIVGHVTSAAQSASSLEESAVRVGQVIQVINDIADQTNLLALNAAIEAARAGDAGRGFAVVADEVRKLAERSTVSTAEIIDIVKTIQNGITAMTRAMENVNIKVQHGSALSQEAEGAFHVILENIHALQQIIGHNAISMDEMYSTSEQISDDIQGVSAATEESAKASEEVAGAANNLAQLAADVKHHLGGFIVDGHKPPRGLQIRS
- a CDS encoding site-2 protease family protein, yielding MNFENLIYSIPVILFAVTFHEFAHGYVAWYFGDPTARNEGRLTLNPLKHLDVLGTLTLVITQMIGWAKPVPVNPRYFRNPRRDMVYVALAGPASNILLAIVSVLIFHAMKGMSFQSETALSIASTVFTMVQISVLVNVALAVFNMIPLLPLDGGRILYGMLPPRQAYEFGKIEPYGFFIILALVFLGLTQQVIRPIINTILTLFGVY
- the queC gene encoding 7-cyano-7-deazaguanine synthase QueC, with the translated sequence MSDSRAIALLSGGLDSTVALWLHLREHPNSVALALTFDYGQQAAPREMAASNAIAKHVGVPHQIIPLPFLAEVDGSGLHSGKIPDDVDINSSHACHASAKAVWVPNRNGLFINIAAAYAEALQCTQIIVGFNAEEAVTFPDNSEEFLAAANDALRYSTLQKVRVTSATKRMNKTDIMRELLESNIPTHLLWSCYRGSSEPCGTCESCLRFQRALQEVTREI
- a CDS encoding MogA/MoaB family molybdenum cofactor biosynthesis protein — its product is MKFKGVVITLSDKGYVGQREDTSGPALIEILSSIGIEMEPMARILPDTHDMIVSALQESIATGYHLIVTTGGTGVSPRDVTPEATRVVIEKEIPGMAEAMRAASMLKTPHAMISRALVGIVGTTMIINLPGSRKGAVENLAAIQPALLHALKKLCGDPEDCGVPVHGAHHS
- a CDS encoding EAL domain-containing protein; translation: MTLRSRLTWLLFMVIAIFFVTFFAYSVTSVSNTQPPLYGYAVVALVCVIFFSFGIHTLLVRPLEGIATALLTRKADLLQEALNAPKEVANIARATEEFFRQSALLDQYKNAIDEALIVSKTDTRGIITHVNDAFCRLSGYSAAELIGKNHNIVRHPNTPPETFRELWETIKCGQTWRGVITSRSKSGKEFTVDTTILPLRLENGEIGEYIAIRSDIIPLMDQWKIIQEQSTDQLTGLPNRQKLLRDLNAPVPHVMCMLNIDRFREINETYGFEFGDRTLAQIGQTLRNLIPVEVSLYRLNGDQFALLHSMPDEKLNMANLANALIAFFATHDIIVDDTALEIAIRISMARDSSNLIMAAEFAQSCAREMGKSFVDYNTDPGVQQLIARSAEATAILKYAMETNGIQVFGQKILSLAEPDKLKVECLMRIEGPNNVLHSPFNLLEHAKKARTYDRFSQMMIRKLFAFLETITEGEFSLNLSSEDIQDEETMSLLYALLAKHYGRKTTLVFEIVESTQIRFTSQLFAFVETVRGLGCKIAIDDFGSGYSNFDTIIKLRPDYLKIDGSLVRHIDHDDRSEATVRTIVAFAKQLNIEVVAEFVHSEAVLEKGLAMGIDYFQGFHLHQPEPIAKCVGNT
- the guaA gene encoding glutamine-hydrolyzing GMP synthase; this encodes MHDINANKILILDFGSQYTQLIARRVREAQVYCEILPFNTAFETIRNFGARGIILSGSPSSVYAAEAPLPDQRIFDLGLPILGICYGMQLICHLNGGVVAHSAKREYGRAELTIDDNSDLFANLDIVGDKCTVWMSHGDKLEQMPQGFKPIAHTANCPIAAIRNAERRIWAIQFHPEVVHSYQGEVMLSNFVHRICGCESSWNMANFIESQIEGIRERVGNRRVLCALSGGVDSSVAAILIHKAIGDQLTCVFVNNGLLRKNEAEYVVNTFRNHYKINLHYEDASDRFLDKLAGVTDPEKKRKIIGNEFIYVFEDCKKQLGDFDFLAQGTLYPDVIESVSVKGPSAVIKSHHNVGGLPDDIKFELLEPFRELFKDEVRLVGLELGMPEEIVHRHPFPGPGLGIRVLGEITRERLEILRNADHIVIEEIKMAGLYREIWQLFVVLLPVKTVGVMGDERTYENACAVRAVTSVDGMTADWARIPYDVLAQISNRIINEVKGINRVVYDISSKPPGTIEWE
- the guaB gene encoding IMP dehydrogenase, with protein sequence MLQANIKECLTFDDVLLTPAYSEVLPHEVDTTTQLTRNITLKIPIVAAAMDTVTEARLAIAIAQEGGIGIVHRNMSIEQQADEVDKVKRSESGMIVDPITIHPDAMIADAEALMSKYKISGVPVTVDNNRLVGILTNRDLRFCKDHTHKVSEYMTSEKLITVPVNTNLEDAADILHRHRIEKLLVVDEDMTLKGLITTKDIEKRQKYPNACKDQLGRLRVGAAVGTGSDTFERIEALVAAQVDVIVIDTAHGHSKKVLDVVKETRQRFPALEIIAGNIATKEAAAALIEAGVDAVKVGIGPGSICTTRIIAGVGVAQISAIDDVAQYCDPLGIPVIADGGIKYSGDAVKALAAGANCVMIGSLFAGTAESPGEIELLQGRSYKVYRGMGSVGAMKHGSKDRYFQGNVKEDKKLVPEGIEGKVPFRGTLANSTHQIMGGIRSGMGYCGCATIDDLRKNAVFIRITSAGLRESHVHDVIITKEAPNYSTEK